The following are encoded together in the Culex pipiens pallens isolate TS chromosome 1, TS_CPP_V2, whole genome shotgun sequence genome:
- the LOC120425039 gene encoding uncharacterized protein LOC120425039: MDKSALLGSVSVVLVLLLVQSCCTVRAQVDGDNYRLPNNSYPLRYDLELTTYVHEDGSERQFRFDGKVKIELIVEDDRNSSITVHYRQTTITHVKLWSLFANGTENVLLDDDSSFTLDGRREFLTVTPTSLQVGTLFLEIEYYGELRKDNAGFYRSSYVDDTGRTRWLATTQFSSTDARHAFPCYDEPGIRAPIGLTVIHGEQYMVLSNNLPKDSTKGPLEGYQRTVFEDTPVMQPYLLGIIVSDFQGIPSAMDPRQSVYARYNAIRNGEANFILEAGTKILNILEQYLQTPFALPKIYQVAVPDFAAGAMENYGLVTYKEEKFFYDSQSSPMKQQHEIATVVGHEFGHQYFGNMVSPAWWSYLWMKEGFARFFEYFAADIAYPELKIRETYTVQKLQNAFDLDSLGSSRPMTYYVNTQTEIANVFDNIAYDKGGSIMRMFQHAFGPDTFRQALINYLRDNAFKGANPENFAWAIQQAIDASPTTALPQGVTAFTVLKSWTEQSGYPVLHVSRGNNLQVTLSQERYLLKTVDVTGSTWIVPYNFATSRNPNFDTTTDTRWLLTNSTVLPPEGWSSADWIIINKQQTGYYRVNYDERLWNLIIMQLQRNSTIINNINRAQLIDDSLNLARSGRLGYDIPLRLIASCLVSERNYVPWAAANQNLAVLVRLFSGSAQLDLLKKYLLGAITPAFTDLGLITQPSDDLFTRQAREIVAKWACMMGSQECLYRAANIVQQSVEQDQTQVDPDLRSAIYCYGLKEASKDVFLAVWTKMQTSKDQSLRSDLIYALGCAESNELKQLFLNTSIADEANGLNYFGQERERIFSAIYSNGRNGMQIALNFFMENFRKINELYNKGNFGGRAIGSAITGMAKYIVDIELNGHFQQLIETLKQEGLLRDTDILRALEQSSENLQWVRTKGKVIENWLQALYPAPTEEPETTTTTAAPTTTTTVPTTTTTSSTTTTTVPPTTTSTTPPTTTTTTAEQTTTTSSTDAESTTTNFVDSTTADAFVGTTTEQPGGASAALISGWLLTLTIVVALGRDIQPNKMWKYLLLVAGLASTVWSGVPLLDRRAPTVTTKQETEPETGYRLPNTTVPLKYNIELTTHVHDHGSAEQFDFEGKVIISLRVEEDNVRNITLHYREITVTHVKLSESGSLVLIDDDSSFSTDSTYEFLVIEPTSALKVGVYTLEIQYNGVLRTDNGGFYRSSYTDASGRTRWIATTQFESTDARHAFPCFDEPGIRAPIGLKITHGSTYHAISNMPIKSQVDSTLPNYKITEFEDTLSMQTYLLAFVVSDFDSISDQENNQSVFAAPSAIANGDLQFALEAGVKVIGALEDYLQVNYSFPKLDQIGIPDFAAGAMENWGLVTYREEILLYNATNSPKSQLKRTASIIAHEYGHQFFGNLVSPAWWSYLWLNEGFATLMEYLASDKAYPELRIQEMFNIEAVQTAFQSDALESTRPMNSYVETPAEISQLFDDIAYQKSGSVLRQLQHAVGDRTFRNGLKYYLEAKQFQAAIPADLAAGLQKAVDEVDDALPGDVKVIDIINSWADQEGYPVVHVSRNEAGVVKLHQERYLLKASDEDTKATWYIPYNLATYQAPSFTSTRALDWLTKETAEIRPTPSLNWDNNDWVILNIQQTGYYRVSYDDSLWELLIQELNNGEYSTIHHLNRAQLIDDSLNLARSSHIKYDVAFRLIQYLTKEREYIPWASTNNGLAFLNRMLAGSSKYDLFKKFVWVLVEPAFHHFTVTDKPSESHFEKLTRNVVINWACAVDAEECLTQTSSQLAEVISNKTDDINPNLKSVVYCNGLRNAERNSFLFIWDRMQRSQDPAERTLITNALGCSQDAELLNLFLETSLDASGETNYRGQERSRVFSSVYSGGKVGLETAMRFLDKNAAAIDKMYNGGSFGGRAIGSAVTGMARRIVNKEQADEFEVLITKLAAGNYLNSGEVSTAKELIQENILWTTKNYDVIENWLETNMKSGANKLSIFVVTLVASLLVSFFRYHKTPLLNQFSRESGMIRMIAPKSILLCVLAVAGAALAADRPLSKSADVDPPLLIAPEIEAFGDDTVVPFQEIDEAYRLPTTITPTRYDVLLRTEVHTGDRAFEGTVDIYFTVLEATNEIVIHQRDLAIQSYVLYSVGATDVELAAPEMAYNALYNKVTFTSGTLLTAGENYKLVIRFNGKLANDEDGFYISSYVDDNGVTKYLATTQFESTSAREAFPCFDEPNLKARFTIKILHHGSYSARSNMAVAKEEDIGNGYKITTFGITPLMSTYLLAFVVSDFESIGTDTQRVYVRSNALDEATFAQEAGEKILAALDAHLKMKYSEQMPEMKQFAIPDFAAGAMENWGLVTYREQYLLFNPALSTYRTKTNIATIIAHEYAHQWFGNLVSPEWWEYIWLNEGFATLYEYLATHEAYPNMEYWELFNLQVIQAAMVPDGLESTRPMTWNADSPQSISRLFDRVAYPKSGSVLNMMRNIVGDENWATGLRLYLQARQYKGANVEHLHEGLQAAIEGKNILPDGMTIKQVMDSWTTEKGYPVLNVRRSYDTGDVIISQERFISDRKVPNTNVWMLPYNYVNQSVADFHDTNTYSWLTTKAARISTDVPDHLWIIFNIQQVGFYRVNYDERNWELITNSLITNWASVNRLNRAQLIDDAFWLARSERLDFEIFMKLLTYLKDEREYAPWTAASNALSYFNGKLRGTNEYHDFLVMVHRLIKYVYSTLSVATVSETESMLHKYLKQTITNWACIVGDLECLRLTKEALENEALNGVMVHPDVSSVVYCHGLRDADENVFVYLYNRIYKTQNWAFRMQIIDALGCSRNQKFLVDFLHTALGSGSEINYKSSERTRIIQSVYSGSRVGVDALIEFLSNTNNVNDFALRLGINTLNSAIANIASRTNNAEELEKLDNLLTSLGSHITPATASAARATVQANLDWQQSHEGLLTKTFIADYVNTVEPETTTQGTETTTLPSPVTTTTAAPAPGETTTTPSGGSTTTLAPTTTTEDPDGAATIAVSLTLLISAVIVTLIN; encoded by the exons ATGGACAAGTCGGCGCTGCTTGGAAGTGTCTCGGtggtgctggtgctgctgtTGGTGCAGAGCTGTTGCACCGTTCGGGCTCAGGTAGACGGTGACAACTATCGGTTACCGAACAACAGCTATCCGTTGCGTTACGACCTTGAGTTGACCACGTACGTGCACGAGGATGGCAGCGAACGCCAGTTTCGATTCGACGGAAAGGTCAAGATCGAGCTAATTGTGGAGGATGATCGCAACAGCAGTATTACCGTGCACTACCGCCAGACGACCATAACGCACGTCAAGTTGTGGTCCCTATTCGCAAACGGTACCGAAAATGTCCTGCTGGATGACGACTCGAGCTTCACGTTGGACGGTCGCAGAGAATTCCTGACCGTTACGCCTACGTCACTGCAAGTTGGAACGCTCTTCTTGGAGATTGAATACTACGGCGAACTACGCAAGGACAACGCCGGATTCTACCGATCATCGTACGTGGATGACACGGGCAGGACGCGATGGCTAGCCACGACACAGTTTTCCTCCACAGACGCTCGCCACGCTTTTCCATGTTACGATGAACCCGGAATACGGGCTCCCATCGGACTGACTGTCATTCACGGCGAGCAATACATGGTTCTGTCGAACAATCTTCCCAAGGACTCAACGAAAGG CCCGCTGGAAGGGTATCAGAGAACCGTTTTCGAAGATACGCCCGTTATGCAGCCGTACCTGCTGGGAATCATCGTGAGTGACTTCCAGGGCATTCCGTCCGCGATGGATCCTCGCCAGAGCGTCTACGCGCGGTACAACGCGATCCGGAACGGCGAGGCAAACTTCATTCTCGAAGCGGGCACCAAAATTCTCAACATTCTGGAGCAGTATCTGCAGACGCCGTTTGCGCTGCCCAAGATCTATCAGGTGGCAGTGCCGGACTTTGCCGCCGGAGCGATGGAAAACTACGGATTG GTAACGTACAAGGAGGAGAAATTCTTCTACGACAGTCAGTCCAGCCCGATGAAGCAGCAGCACGAGATAGCTACCGTAGTGGGGCATGAGTTTGGACACCAGTACTTCGGCAATATGGTTTCGCCAGCATGGTGGAGCTACCTTTGGATGAAGGAAGGGTTCGCTagatttttcgaatatttcGCAGCTGACATCGCGTACCCCGAGCTGAAGATACGGGAGACCTATACcgttcaaaaactgcaaaacgcCTTCGACCTGGATTCGCTCGGATCGTCCCGGCCAATGACCTACTACGTCAACACGCAGACCGAAATAGCAAACGTTTTCGATAACATTGCTTACGACAAAG GTGGATCCATAATGCGAATGTTCCAGCACGCTTTTGGGCCGGATACTTTCCGGCAGGCGTTGATCAACTACCTCCGAGATAACGCATTCAAAGGTGCGAATCCGGAAAATTTTGCATGGGCCATTCAACAAGCAATCGATGCTTCTCCAACGACGGCGCTCCCCCAAGGGGTCACTGCGTTCACTGTCCTCAAATCCTGGACCGAACAAAGCGGTTATCCAGTTCTGCACGTATCAAGGGGAAACAATCTGCAAGTCACACTAAGTCAAGAACGATATCTGCTCAAGACTGTTGATGTGACCGGCTCGACCTGGATTGTGCCGTACAACTTTGCTACGAGCAGAAATCCAAACTTTGACACTACCACAGATACACGATGGCTGCTTACAAACTCGACGGTATTGCCCCCGGAGGGATGGTCATCTGCCGATTGGATTATCATCAATAAACAGCAAACTGGCTATTACCGCGTGAACTATGACGAACGCTTGTGGAACTTGATAATTATGCAGCTTCAAAGGAATTCTACGATtatcaacaacatcaacagaGCTCAGCTGATTGACGACTCGCTGAACCTCGCTCGATCGGGACGCTTGGGATACGACATTCCGCTCCGGTTGATCGCATCTTGTCTTGTCTCCGAGCGTAACTACGTACCATGGGCAGCCGCCAACCAAAATTTGGCAGTACTGGTACGACTTTTCTCGGGATCTGCTCAGTTAGACTTGCTGAAGAAGTACTTATTAGGAGCAATCACACCCGCCTTCACCGACCTAGGTTTGATCACACAACCCAGTGACGACCTTTTCACGCGACAGGCTAGAGAAATTGTTGCAAAGTGGGCCTGTATGATGGGTTCCCAAGAATGCTTGTATAGAGCAGCCAACATCGTTCAACAATCCGTCGAACAGGATCAAACCCAAGTTGACCCCGATCTCCGCAGTGCAATCTACTGTTATGGATTGAAGGAAGCGTCCAAGGATGTATTCCTTGCTGTCTGGACCAAGATGCAAACCTCAAAGGACCAATCACTCCGATCGGATCTTATTTACGCCCTAGGATGTGCAGAAAGCAATGAGCTAAAGCAACTGTTCCTCAATACTTCAATCGCTGACGAGGCAAACGGACTCAACTATTTTGGACAAGAACGGGAACGCATCTTCTCGGCCATTTACTCCAATGGAAGAAATGGAATGCAGATCGCGTTGAACTTTTTCATGGAAAACTTCAGAAAGATAAATGAACTGTACAACAAGGGCAACTTTGGTGGACGTGCCATAGGAAGTGCCATAACTGGTATGGCAAAATACATCGTCGATATCGAACTAAACGGTCACTTCCAGCAGCTGATAGAAACTTTAAAGCAGGAAGGTTTGCTCCGTGACACCGATATCCTGAGAGCGCTGGAACAATCGAGCGAAAATCTGCAATGGGTGCGTACCAAGGGTAAGGTCATCGAGAATTGGCTGCAAGCCTTATATCCAGCTCCCACTGAAGAACCTGAAACGACCACGACAACCGCCGCTCCAACAACCACCACAACTGTGCCCACAACAACAACCAcgtcatcaacaacaacaacaacagttccaccaacaacaacatcaacaacaccGCCAACGACAACAACGACTACAGCGGAACAAACTACCACGACATCGTCCACGGATGCTGAATCTACTACCACAAATTTCGTGGATAGCACAACGGCAGATGCATTCGTTGGAACTACAACCGAGCAGCCAGGAGGGGCAAGTGCAGCTTTAATATCAGGATGGTTGCTAACTTTAACAATTGTAGTAGCTTTA GGCCGTGATATTCAACCTAACAAGATGTGGAAGTACCTGCTCCTGGTAGCAGGACTCGCTTCGACCGTCTGGTCCGGAGTTCCCCTATTGGATCGTCGTGCTCCGACCGTGACCACCAAACAAGAGACGGAGCCGGAGACCGGATATCGACTGCCGAACACCACAGTTCCTCTGAAGTACAACATCGAACTCACAACCCACGTCCACGACCACGGCAGTGCGGAACAGTTTGATTTTGAGGGAAAAGTTATCATTTCGTTGCGTGTTGAAGAGGACAACGTGAGAAATATAACTCTTCACTATCGCGAAATCACGGTGACTCATGTGAAACTCAGCGAAAGCGGAAGTCTCGTGCTGATAGATGATGACTCTAGCTTTTCCACCGATTCCACTTATGAATTTCTGGTTATTGAACCAACAAGTGCTCTGAAAGTTGGTGTTTATACGTTGGAAATTCAATATAACGGCGTGCTGCGTACCGACAATGGTGGATTTTATCGATCATCATACACGGATGCGTCCGGACGGACCAGATGGATCGCCACGACACAGTTCGAGTCAACAGATGCGCGACATGCATTCCCGTGCTTCGATGAACCCGGAATTCGTGCTCCGATTGGATTGAAAATTACCCACGGAAGCACCTATCACGCCATCTCAAATATGCCCATCAAATCTCAAGTAGATAG TACTTtgccaaattataaaattactgAATTCGAGGACACACTATCCATGCAGACATATCTGCTGGCATTTGTCGTTTCCGATTTTGATTCAATCTCGGACCAGGAAAACAACCAATCCGTGTTTGCCGCTCCAAGTGCCATCGCCAATGGTGATCTTCAGTTTGCCCTGGAGGCAGGTGTAAAGGTTATCGGCGCATTAGAGGACTATCTGCAGGTCAATTATAGCTTCCCGAAACTCGACCAGATTGGAATTCCCGATTTCGCAGCAGGAGCGATGGAAAACTGGGGTCTGGTGACTTATCGTGAGGAAATTTTGCTCTATAATGCGACCAATTCACCGAAAAGCCAGCTGAAACGAACCGCTTCCATCATCGCACACGAGTACGGTCATcagttttttggaaatctaGTATCACCCGCATGGTGGAGCTACCTGTGGCTAAACGAAGGATTCGCTACTCTGATGGAGTACTTGGCATCGGACAAAGCTTACCCGGAGTTGCGGATCCAAGAAATGTTCAACATTGAAGCGGTTCAAACTGCGTTCCAGTCGGATGCCCTGGAGTCGACACGTCCCATGAACAGTTATGTCGAAACGCCCGCTGAAATCTCGCAACTGTTTGATGATATCGCGTACCAAAAGT CCGGATCTGTATTGCGCCAACTGCAACATGCGGTCGGTGATCGAACATTCAGAAATGGACTAAAGTACTACCTTGAGGCAAAACAATTCCAAGCGGCAATTCCAGCAGATCTAGCCGCAGGTCTACAGAAAGCGGTCGACGAGGTTGACGATGCGTTGCCGGGGGATGTAAAGGTGATCGATATCATCAACTCATGGGCTGATCAAGAGGGATATCCGGTTGTACATGTCAGTCGGAATGAAGCAGGAGTTGTAAAGCTACACCAGGAACGCTATCTTTTAAAGGCTTCTGATGAAGATACGAAAGCCACATGGTACATTCCATACAACTTGGCTACTTACCAAGCTCCAAGTTTTACCTCGACCCGCGCGTTGGATTGGCTCACCAAAGAAACGGCAGAGATTCGCCCGACACCTTCCCTCAACTGGGACAATAACGACTGGGTAATCCTGAATATACAACAGACAGGATATTACCGAGTCAGTTACGACGACAGTCTTTGGGAACTCCTCATTCAGGAGCTTAACAATGGAGAATACAGCACCATCCATCATCTTAATCGCGCCCAATTGATTGATGACTCGCTTAACCTCGCGCGTTCCAGTCACATCAAGTACGACGTAGCCTTTCGATTGATTCAATATCTCACCAAAGAAAGGGAATACATCCCATGGGCTTcaaccaacaatgggttggcATTCCTTAACCGAATGCTAGCGGGATCATCCAAGTATGACTTGTTCAAAAAGTTCGTTTGGGTGTTGGTTGAACCCGCGTTCCACCATTTTACTGTGACCGACAAACCTTCTGAATCGCACTTTGAAAAGCTCACACGTAACGTGGTAATCAACTGGGCCTGCGCAGTTGATGCGGAAGAATGCCTCACTCAAACCAGCTCTCAATTGGCGGAAGTTATCTCCAACAAAACGGATGACATCAATCCGAATCTTAAGAGTGTGGTATACTGCAACGGGTTGCGCAACGCCGAACGCAACTCATTCCTATTCATTTGGGATCGTATGCAGCGATCGCAGGATCCGGCCGAACGTACGCTGATAACAAATGCCCTCGGTTGCTCGCAGGACGCTGAACTGCTGAACCTCTTCCTGGAGACTTCCCTCGATGCCTCCGGCGAAACCAACTACCGTGGCCAGGAGAGGTCTCGTGTGTTTAGTTCCGTATATTCTGGCGGAAAGGTCGGTCTGGAGACGGCCATGCGGTTCCTCGACAAAAATGCAGCCGCAATCGATAAGATGTACAACGGTGGAAGCTTCGGTGGTCGCGCCATCGGTTCGGCCGTCACCGGCATGGCACGCCGTATCGTCAACAAAGAACAAGCTGATGAG ttTGAAGTACTGATTACAAAGCTGGCCGCGGGAAATTATCTCAACAGTGGTGAAGTTTCAACCGCCAAAGAGCTCATACAGGAGAATATCTTGTGGACTACCAAAAATTATGACGTCATCGAAAATTGGCTCGAGACGAATATGAAATCTGGCGCAAACAAACTCAGTATTTTTGTTGTAACACTTGTTGCTTCATTGCTTGTCTCTTTCTTCCGCTA CCACAAAACACCTTTGCTGAACCAGTTCTCGCGCGAATCAGGGATGATCAGGATGATCGCCCCAAAATCGATTTTACTGTGTGTATTGGCTGTGGCCGGCGCCGCACTGGCGGCTGACCGTCCCTTGTCCAAAAGTGCTGACGTGGATCCGCCGTTGCTGATTGCGCCGGAAATTGAAGCATTCGGAGACGACACGGTTGTTCCGTTCCAAGAAATCGATGAAGCATATCGACTGCCAACAACTATTACTCCAACCCGGTACGATGTGCTTCTGCGAACTGAGGTCCACACTGGAGATCGAGCATTCGAAGGAACCGTAGATATCTATTTCACCGTGCTGGAGGCGACCAACGAAATTGTGATCCACCAGCGTGACTTGGCGATTCAATCGTATGTTTTGTACTCGGTTGGTGCGACCGATGTTGAACTGGCCGCTCCGGAAATGGCATACAACGCCCTATACAACAAAGTGACCTTCACCAGTGGAACACTACTGACGGCAGGTGAAAACTACAAGCTGGTTATTAGATTCAACGGAAAATTGGCCAACGACGAGGATGGTTTCTACATTTCCTCCTACGTTGATGACAACGGTGTGACGAAATACCTGGCTACCACGCAGTTCGAATCTACCAGTGCCCGTGAAGCTTTCCCGTGTTTCGATGAACCTAATCTTAAAGCACGATTTACTATTAAGATATTGCACCATGGATCTTATTCGGCCCGATCGAATATGGCTGTTGCAAAGGAAGAGGATATTGGAAATGGTTACAAAATTACCACGTTCGGAATAACTCCACTGATGTCAACGTATCTGCTGGCCTTCGTAGTGTCCGACTTTGAAAGCATTGGAACCGATACGCAAAGAGTCTACGTCCGTTCGAATGCTCTCGACGAAGCAACGTTTGCACAAGAAGCTGGCGAAAAGATTCTTGCTGCCCTCGACGCCCATCTTAAGATGAAGTACAGCGAGCAGATGCCGGAAATGAAGCAGTTTGCGATTCCAGACTTTGCAGCCGGAGCCATGGAAAACTGGGGATTGGTTACGTACAG GGAACAGTATCTATTGTTTAATCCTGCCCTGAGCACTTATCGCACTAAAACCAATATTGCCACAATCATTGCGCACGAGTACGCCCATCAATGGTTCGGCAATCTTGTCAGCCCCGAATGGTGGGAATACATCTGGCTGAACGAAGGATTTGCTACGCTGTACGAGTACCTTGCAACGCATGAGGCCTACCCCAACATGGAGTATTGGGAACTGTTCAACCTGCAGGTCATCCAAGCCGCCATGGTCCCGGATGGTTTGGAAAGCACCCGCCCAATGACCTGGAACGCCGATTCCCCACAGAGCATCTCTCGTTTGTTTGATCGTGTCGCTTATCCTAAAT CCGGTAGCGTGTTGAACATGATGCGTAACATTGTTGGCGACGAAAACTGGGCAACTGGTCTGAGACTTTATCTGCAGGCCCGCCAATACAAAGGAGCCAACGTTGAACATTTGCACGAAGGACTGCAGGCTGCTATTGAAG GCAAAAATATCCTCCCTGATGGAATGACCATCAAGCAAGTTATGGACAGCTGGACGACGGAGAAGGGATATCCAGTGCTGAATGTTCGTCGTTCTTACGACACCGGAGACGTGATTATCTCTCAGGAACGTTTCATCTCCGATCGGAAGGTACCAAACACCAACGTGTGGATGCTTCCGTACAACTACGTGAACCAGTCTGTAGCAGATTTCCATGACACGAACACCTACAGCTGGTTGACGACTAAGGCCGCCAGAATCAGCACCGATGTTCCGGACCATCTGTGGATCATTTTCAACATCCAGCAGGTCGGTTTCTATCGTGTCAATTATGACGAACGCAATTGGGAACTCATCACCAACTCTTTGATCACGAACTGGGCAAGCGTAAACCGACTGAACCGCGCTCAGCTCATCGACGACGCTTTCTGGCTGGCCCGCTCTGAAAGGCTagactttgaaattttcatgaagCTGCTGACTTATCTGAAGGATGAGAGGGAATACGCTCCGTGGACGGCCGCAAGCAATGCGTTGTCTTACTTCAACGGAAAATTGCGAGGAACAAACGAATATCATGACTTCCTGGTTATGGTACACCGTTTAATCAAATACGTTTATTCTACGCTTTCCGTGGCTACCGTGTCAGAAACCGAGTCCATGCTGCACAAATACCTGAAGCAAACAATCACCAACTGGGCTTGCATCGTTGGAGATTTGGAATGTTTGAGGCTCACCAAAGAAGCTCTCGAAAACGAAGCCCTCAACGGTGTCATGGTTCATCCAGACGTGTCCAGTGTTGTGTACTGCCACGGTCTGCGTGACGCGGACGAAAACGTTTTCGTGTATCTCTACAACCGCATCTACAAAACGCAAAACTGGGCCTTCCGTATGCAGATCATCGATGCGTTGGGATGCTCGCGAAACCAGAAGTTCCTGGTTGATTTCCTGCACACGGCGCTCGGAAGTGGTTCCGAGATCAACTACAAGTCCAGCGAGCGCACCCGGATCATCCAGTCTGTTTACTCTGGAAGTCGCGTCGGCGTTGATGCGTTGATCGAGTTCCTTTCAAACACCAACAATGTTAATGATTTCGCTCTTCGTCTGGGCATCAACACGCTCAACAGTGCCATCGCCAACATTGCCTCTCGCACCAACAATGCAGAAGAGCTGGAAAAG CTCGACAACCTGCTCACCAGCTTGGGATCGCACATTACTCCGGCTACTGCCAGTGCTGCCCGTGCCACCGTTCAGGCCAACCTCGACTGGCAGCAGAGCCACGAAGGCTTGCTTACGAAGACCTTCATCGCGGACTATGTCAATACCGTAGAGCCGGAAACGACGACCCAGGGAACCGAAACTACTACCCTACCCTCACCAGTCACGACCACAACTGCGGCACCCGCCCCAGGAGAAACGACCACAACGCCATCGGGTGGTTCCACCACAACCCTTGCTCCCACCACGACCACCGAAGATCCGGACGGTGCAGCGACCATTGCGGTTTCTCTTACGCTGCTTATCAGTGCCGTAATCGTAACCCTAATCAATTAA